The Algoriphagus sanaruensis genome window below encodes:
- a CDS encoding T9SS type A sorting domain-containing protein: MNRLVTIGLLFTFLGFFYAEEVAGQFVEFQPLPVNKFKKQVEAPNQRLQSKLLLPIWDDFSQGMDSTLWDFEGVTFSETIGINPPSLGVLVLNGVDQNGKPYSLQPKDQGESDYLTSKSIDLTSLSSNQKNSLFLSFFWQSGGKSEGPDTSDKLTLQYLDENGVWNTIWTKNGGPDLNREIFFQELIQIQPEWQHADFKFRFYSSGRQSGPFDSWLIDYVYLNTNRTGEDRFFRDRALTQPNYISLGAYAAYPWFLLDEFQEGNWSRVSNEFNNLENRFRAMEFSISAQDEVGGNKLSINLNTPFDPVPNSLERRTFEGRSFDKIPSPQEETDYFFETYLTTGDLRLFELVNGDTLWYDQVDFAQNDTVRTDFPLRDYFAYDGGTPDYAAGINQRSGQLAVKYSSPKEVFLKGISIQFTNPNQANQALDLVVWKSLDQRPVVTQQIVIPPFESGSEFMYFPLDTNLRISVEFYIGFTQFTNDFIHVGLDKTRDQADKIFYNVGAGWVANEEVKGSLLIRPHVSSTPPFEESSLPESSFRIYPNPVINELHIEGKHDTVHVFDSFGREILLERRKTEKGEILNFEGQLSGVYVVHLISNQSTQSVRILVRN; this comes from the coding sequence GTGAATCGCTTAGTTACAATTGGCCTGCTATTTACTTTTTTAGGCTTCTTTTATGCTGAAGAAGTAGCAGGTCAGTTTGTAGAGTTTCAACCCTTGCCGGTCAACAAATTTAAAAAGCAAGTAGAAGCACCTAATCAAAGACTTCAATCAAAGCTGTTGCTACCTATTTGGGATGACTTTAGCCAAGGAATGGATTCCACATTATGGGATTTTGAAGGAGTAACATTCTCCGAAACAATCGGAATCAATCCACCATCTCTTGGAGTTTTGGTCTTAAATGGAGTAGATCAAAATGGCAAACCCTATTCTCTCCAACCGAAAGACCAAGGAGAAAGTGATTATTTAACCAGCAAATCAATTGACCTAACTAGTCTTTCCTCCAATCAGAAAAATTCATTGTTTTTAAGCTTTTTCTGGCAATCTGGAGGAAAATCAGAAGGACCTGATACTTCAGACAAGCTCACCCTTCAGTATTTAGATGAAAACGGGGTTTGGAATACCATTTGGACAAAAAACGGAGGCCCGGACCTGAACCGAGAGATCTTTTTTCAAGAACTAATTCAAATCCAGCCCGAGTGGCAGCATGCGGATTTTAAGTTTAGATTTTATTCCTCTGGAAGACAAAGTGGACCATTTGATAGTTGGCTGATCGATTATGTCTATTTAAATACAAATCGAACTGGAGAGGATCGCTTTTTTAGAGATCGAGCACTTACTCAACCAAACTACATTTCTTTAGGTGCCTATGCTGCATACCCTTGGTTTTTATTAGATGAATTTCAAGAAGGCAATTGGTCTAGAGTATCCAATGAGTTCAATAATTTAGAAAATAGATTTAGGGCTATGGAGTTTTCCATTTCTGCCCAAGATGAAGTCGGAGGAAACAAGCTTTCTATCAACTTAAACACTCCTTTTGATCCTGTTCCAAACTCTCTCGAACGCAGAACATTCGAAGGGCGAAGTTTTGATAAGATTCCATCTCCTCAGGAGGAAACAGATTATTTTTTTGAAACTTATTTAACCACCGGTGACTTACGGCTATTTGAATTGGTAAATGGAGATACCCTTTGGTATGACCAAGTAGATTTTGCCCAAAATGATACTGTAAGGACTGATTTCCCTCTTCGAGATTATTTTGCCTACGATGGTGGGACTCCAGATTATGCTGCTGGAATTAATCAGCGATCTGGGCAATTGGCAGTAAAGTATTCCAGTCCAAAAGAGGTGTTTTTAAAAGGAATTTCCATTCAGTTTACAAACCCAAATCAAGCCAATCAAGCTTTAGATTTAGTCGTCTGGAAATCGTTAGATCAACGTCCTGTAGTAACTCAACAAATCGTAATTCCCCCTTTCGAATCAGGTTCTGAGTTCATGTATTTTCCACTCGATACTAATCTTAGGATCTCAGTTGAATTTTATATTGGATTCACCCAGTTCACAAATGACTTTATCCATGTTGGACTAGACAAAACTAGGGATCAGGCGGATAAAATTTTTTACAATGTAGGCGCAGGCTGGGTCGCCAATGAAGAAGTTAAAGGCTCCTTGCTCATTCGTCCTCATGTCTCCTCCACTCCACCTTTTGAGGAAAGTTCATTGCCAGAATCATCCTTTAGAATCTATCCAAATCCCGTCATTAATGAACTTCATATCGAAGGTAAGCATGACACGGTGCACGTGTTTGATTCCTTTGGAAGAGAGATTTTATTGGAAAGAAGAAAAACTGAAAAAGGAGAAATCCTTAATTTTGAAGGACAATTATCCGGTGTCTATGTGGTTCATTTGATTTCCAATCAAAGCACCCAATCTGTTCGAATCCTTGTTAGAAACTAA
- a CDS encoding PASTA domain-containing protein: MSSFTYSLRKIVINLLIVFGLSIILGFLFLKVYLPTYTNHGETVSVPDLSGYTFEEATDLLDNSGLQFAISPDSGYSTEHPALAILKQIPESGALVKSGRRIYLTLNARNAPIIKMPNLVNIQLKNVQEMLANLGLERGDIIYVPDIGINVVLEQRYRGVAIPEGFEIPKGARIDLVVGDGMGNQILKVPNLIGLPEEEAEFLILGSGLRIGAKNYASVDSVAVGQVILQVPESGSDVRTGDMIDIWISKN; this comes from the coding sequence ATGAGTTCATTTACCTACAGCTTAAGAAAAATAGTCATTAACCTGCTGATCGTTTTCGGCTTATCGATAATACTCGGTTTTTTATTTTTAAAAGTTTACCTCCCCACCTACACCAATCACGGAGAGACTGTTTCTGTACCTGACTTATCTGGATACACATTTGAAGAAGCTACCGATTTGTTAGACAACTCAGGATTACAATTTGCGATCTCACCTGATTCGGGCTATAGTACGGAGCATCCTGCTTTAGCGATTTTAAAACAAATTCCTGAATCTGGTGCATTAGTGAAAAGTGGCCGTAGAATTTACCTTACCCTAAATGCTCGTAATGCCCCAATCATCAAAATGCCTAACCTGGTTAATATCCAACTGAAAAATGTTCAGGAGATGCTGGCAAATTTGGGGCTTGAAAGAGGTGATATTATTTATGTTCCTGATATTGGAATCAACGTGGTACTTGAGCAACGATATCGAGGTGTAGCTATTCCTGAGGGTTTTGAAATACCAAAAGGGGCTAGAATCGATCTTGTAGTTGGGGATGGAATGGGAAATCAAATCTTGAAAGTTCCCAATCTAATTGGACTACCTGAAGAAGAAGCTGAGTTTTTGATTTTGGGTTCTGGATTACGGATAGGTGCAAAAAATTATGCGTCAGTAGACTCTGTAGCAGTGGGACAAGTTATACTTCAGGTTCCAGAATCTGGATCAGATGTTCGTACCGGAGATATGATTGATATTTGGATTTCTAAAAATTAA
- a CDS encoding rhodanese-like domain-containing protein: MEDITVSELKERIEKGEKFVFVDVREEWEYEEDNLGAENIPLGELPDRLGELEAHKNEEIIVHCRSGARSGNAKKFMEGKGFTKVRNVLGGIMAYRQL; the protein is encoded by the coding sequence ATGGAAGATATTACTGTAAGCGAATTAAAAGAGCGAATTGAAAAAGGAGAAAAATTCGTATTTGTGGACGTACGTGAAGAATGGGAATATGAAGAGGATAACCTAGGTGCGGAAAATATTCCACTTGGAGAACTCCCAGATCGATTAGGCGAATTGGAAGCCCATAAAAACGAGGAAATTATCGTGCACTGCCGAAGTGGGGCTAGAAGCGGAAATGCCAAAAAGTTTATGGAAGGCAAAGGATTTACTAAAGTCCGAAACGTACTTGGAGGAATTATGGCCTACCGCCAGCTTTAA
- a CDS encoding methyltransferase domain-containing protein, with the protein MSPTVYQAFERIFEDFDISGPVLEVGAVSGPESLLALRGLKNANPKIGINLDEEITSADRTLIQCNGNDMSRFETGYFNAVVCNSTLEHDIYFWKTIKEIHRVTAPGGLIVIGVPGYAEMGLNTFAGGNKIVKRVLRLWSKLSNSTVLAAGSVTLGIHNYPGDYYRFSEQAIREVFLEGLTQCKVIRVMNPPRFIGVGVKP; encoded by the coding sequence ATGAGCCCAACTGTTTATCAAGCATTTGAACGAATTTTTGAAGATTTTGACATCAGTGGGCCGGTATTGGAAGTGGGGGCAGTGAGTGGACCAGAAAGTCTTCTCGCTTTGAGGGGATTAAAAAATGCAAACCCGAAAATTGGAATTAATCTGGATGAGGAAATCACCTCAGCGGATCGAACGTTGATTCAATGTAATGGAAATGACATGAGTCGGTTTGAAACAGGCTATTTCAATGCGGTTGTTTGCAATTCAACCCTTGAGCATGACATCTATTTTTGGAAAACAATCAAGGAAATCCATCGGGTTACGGCACCGGGAGGATTGATTGTGATCGGAGTCCCTGGATATGCCGAAATGGGATTGAACACATTTGCAGGAGGAAATAAAATTGTGAAGAGGGTTCTGCGACTTTGGTCCAAACTTTCAAATTCAACTGTATTGGCAGCGGGATCAGTTACACTGGGGATTCACAACTATCCAGGAGATTATTATCGATTTAGCGAGCAGGCAATTCGAGAGGTTTTTTTGGAAGGATTAACCCAATGTAAAGTAATTCGGGTAATGAATCCGCCGAGGTTCATAGGAGTTGGTGTCAAACCTTAA